Proteins encoded together in one Thermomonospora curvata DSM 43183 window:
- a CDS encoding GmrSD restriction endonuclease domain-containing protein, whose product MSVETFGIEKEFLHELLKQVRTGRIQLPEFQRGWVWPEPNITGLLASISLGYPVGTIMMLRTGGPTHFKERPIEGAEIPPGAKAERLLLDGQQRLTSLFQALLMGRPVITKDDKGKEISGWFYVDIEAALNETQDREEAFRFIPVDRVVRTNFGKDVELDLTTPQQEYKARLFPLEKVFDPDDWANGFQEYHDYDKDVIKLWNTFNRKFVRRFEQYLMPVIELGADTAREAICQVFEKVNTGGVTLTVFELLTATYAADDFDLRKNWRERRAAWEDDSAYRVLWEVSETDFLQAVTLLATYHRRIGYTGEAERAPRIGCRRSDMLRLPLDDYRRWAPEIVRGLQAAAKFLHRRFIFDTKFLPYGSQLIPLSAIYAVLGREAETVEAEHKIAQWFWSGVFGELYGGTTETRFARDLPEVVDWVRGAEEEPRTVQEAQFAPGRLRTLRTRNSAAYKGLYALLMAEGAQDWLSAHSMNAATYFDDAIDIHHIFPQAWCQRAGIAKEDYNSIINKTPLSAHTNRVIGGDAPSRYLPRLAAQAGVPIEKVLDLVDRHWIDSRLLQADDFQAFFSARESALLDHISDAVGKPVAKEGT is encoded by the coding sequence GTGAGTGTGGAGACCTTCGGTATCGAAAAAGAATTCCTCCACGAATTGCTGAAGCAGGTCCGCACCGGTCGCATCCAGCTTCCCGAGTTCCAGCGCGGCTGGGTCTGGCCGGAGCCCAACATCACCGGCCTGCTGGCGTCGATCTCGCTGGGGTACCCGGTCGGCACGATCATGATGCTGCGCACCGGCGGTCCCACGCACTTCAAGGAGCGGCCGATCGAGGGAGCCGAGATTCCCCCCGGCGCCAAGGCCGAACGCCTGCTGCTCGACGGCCAACAGCGGCTGACATCGCTGTTCCAGGCGCTGCTGATGGGACGCCCGGTGATCACGAAGGACGACAAGGGAAAGGAGATATCCGGCTGGTTCTATGTCGATATCGAAGCCGCGCTCAACGAAACACAAGACCGTGAGGAGGCTTTCCGTTTCATCCCCGTGGACCGAGTCGTCCGCACGAACTTCGGCAAAGACGTCGAACTCGACCTGACGACCCCGCAGCAGGAGTACAAGGCCAGGCTGTTCCCCCTCGAGAAGGTGTTCGATCCGGACGACTGGGCCAACGGATTTCAGGAATACCACGACTACGACAAAGACGTCATCAAGCTCTGGAACACCTTCAACCGGAAATTCGTGCGGCGTTTCGAGCAGTACCTGATGCCGGTGATCGAGCTGGGCGCCGACACCGCCCGCGAGGCGATCTGCCAGGTGTTCGAGAAGGTCAATACCGGCGGGGTCACTCTGACCGTCTTCGAGCTGCTCACCGCCACCTACGCGGCCGACGACTTCGACCTGCGCAAGAACTGGCGGGAGCGCCGCGCGGCCTGGGAGGACGACAGCGCCTACCGGGTGCTTTGGGAGGTCTCCGAAACCGACTTCCTCCAGGCCGTCACCCTCTTGGCCACCTACCACCGGCGGATCGGATACACCGGCGAGGCGGAGCGCGCTCCCCGGATCGGCTGCCGGCGTTCCGACATGCTGCGGCTACCGCTGGACGACTATCGCCGCTGGGCGCCGGAGATCGTGCGCGGGCTGCAGGCCGCGGCCAAGTTCCTGCACCGGCGCTTCATCTTCGACACCAAGTTCCTGCCGTACGGCTCCCAGTTGATCCCGCTGTCAGCGATCTACGCCGTGCTCGGCCGTGAGGCCGAGACCGTTGAGGCCGAACACAAGATCGCCCAGTGGTTCTGGTCAGGAGTGTTCGGTGAGCTGTACGGCGGCACCACCGAGACGCGCTTCGCCCGTGACCTCCCCGAGGTCGTCGACTGGGTCCGCGGGGCGGAGGAGGAGCCGCGCACGGTGCAGGAGGCGCAGTTCGCCCCTGGTCGGCTGCGGACGCTGCGCACCCGCAACAGTGCCGCTTACAAGGGCCTGTACGCCCTGCTGATGGCCGAAGGCGCCCAAGACTGGCTCTCCGCGCACAGCATGAACGCGGCCACCTACTTCGATGACGCCATCGACATCCACCACATCTTCCCCCAGGCCTGGTGCCAGCGGGCGGGGATCGCCAAGGAGGACTACAACTCCATCATCAACAAAACCCCGCTGTCGGCTCACACCAACAGGGTCATCGGCGGGGACGCCCCGTCCCGTTACCTGCCGCGACTCGCGGCACAGGCGGGCGTTCCCATCGAGAAAGTGCTCGACCTGGTGGACAGGCACTGGATCGATTCCCGCCTGTTGCAGGCCGACGACTTCCAGGCCTTCTTCAGCGCTCGGGAGTCGGCCCTGCTGGACCACATCTCCGATGCCGTGGGCAAGCCGGTGGCTAAAGAAGGCACCTGA